One part of the Marichromatium purpuratum 984 genome encodes these proteins:
- a CDS encoding phage tail tube protein: MSGLLLAVDAYFDRFDANGAAAGFMDAINVPKLNITQPDPDTIQRISYMRSTKGQALDSYLSPKPLEIEFETDECAPDILSMALLGVPANYAQAEGTAQEITIAAIQDKWVAVGKNNLTAFAVTGKTAGTDYEINMEAGLFKSLTIVDSEVTATASWPARAGSTIVAGTNTVLQVGIHGHGINLFNSQQIEIEIFQANISPTGGISFITADPAVLAFKGTLITPSGKSGPYQLTLHSAAS; the protein is encoded by the coding sequence ATGAGCGGACTGCTGCTCGCCGTAGACGCCTACTTCGATCGCTTCGACGCCAACGGCGCCGCCGCCGGCTTCATGGATGCGATCAACGTCCCCAAGCTCAACATCACCCAGCCCGATCCCGACACCATCCAGCGCATCAGCTATATGCGCTCGACCAAGGGCCAGGCGCTCGACTCCTACCTCTCGCCCAAGCCGCTCGAGATCGAGTTCGAGACCGACGAATGCGCTCCCGACATCCTGTCCATGGCGCTGCTGGGCGTGCCCGCCAACTACGCCCAGGCCGAGGGCACCGCCCAGGAGATCACCATTGCCGCCATCCAGGATAAATGGGTGGCCGTCGGCAAGAACAATCTCACCGCGTTCGCCGTCACCGGCAAGACCGCTGGCACCGACTACGAGATCAACATGGAGGCCGGGCTGTTCAAGTCGTTGACCATCGTTGATAGCGAAGTGACCGCCACTGCCAGTTGGCCCGCGCGCGCCGGCTCCACCATCGTCGCCGGCACCAACACCGTGCTTCAGGTCGGCATTCACGGTCACGGCATCAACCTGTTCAACAGCCAGCAGATCGAGATCGAGATCTTCCAGGCCAACATCTCGCCAACCGGTGGCATCAGCTTCATCACCGCAGATCCGGCGGTGCTGGCCTTCAAGGGCACACTGATCACCCCGAGCGGCAAGTCCGGTCCCTACCAGCTCACGCTGCACTCGGCGGCGAGCTAA
- a CDS encoding head-tail joining protein gives MSLVDDVLSSAAPSLLSALGDAAEYRPGGTGEPIALRAIDSPEAQSVGQSGFVELRHEISIERTAVTAPARGDSLTFTARGETFLVQHSEPDGPFWRLIVRQGGA, from the coding sequence ATGAGCCTCGTTGACGACGTTCTCAGCTCGGCGGCGCCCTCGCTGCTCTCAGCGCTCGGCGACGCCGCCGAGTATCGCCCAGGCGGCACCGGTGAGCCGATCGCGCTGCGGGCCATCGACAGCCCCGAGGCCCAGTCCGTGGGCCAGTCGGGGTTCGTCGAGCTGCGTCACGAGATCAGCATCGAGCGCACCGCCGTCACCGCTCCCGCGCGCGGCGATAGCCTCACCTTCACCGCGCGCGGCGAGACCTTCCTCGTCCAGCACAGCGAGCCGGACGGCCCCTTCTGGCGCCTGATCGTCCGGCAGGGGGGCGCATGA